The following coding sequences are from one Streptomyces dengpaensis window:
- a CDS encoding histidine phosphatase family protein, translating to MPTLILVRHGRSTANTAGLLAGWTPGVALDERGAQQAAALPGRLAGLPIAEIVTSPLQRCRETVQPLLDARPELRAHIDERIGEAHYGDWSGRKLAELKDEPLMEVVQAHPSAAAFPGGESMRAMQTRAAEAVREWNARVERDHGGDAVYLMCSHGDIIKSLVADALGLHLDLFQRISVEPCSITAIRYTRIRPFLVRLGDTGDFASLAPREEPPGGDAPVGGGAGAP from the coding sequence ATGCCCACCCTGATCCTCGTCCGGCACGGACGCTCCACCGCCAACACCGCGGGACTGCTCGCCGGCTGGACGCCCGGCGTCGCCCTCGACGAGCGCGGCGCCCAGCAGGCCGCGGCCCTGCCCGGGCGGCTCGCCGGCCTGCCGATCGCCGAAATCGTCACGAGCCCGCTGCAACGCTGCCGGGAGACCGTTCAGCCGCTGCTCGACGCCCGGCCCGAGCTGCGGGCGCACATCGACGAGCGCATCGGGGAGGCCCACTACGGCGACTGGTCGGGGCGCAAGCTCGCCGAGCTCAAGGACGAGCCGCTGATGGAGGTCGTCCAGGCGCATCCGTCCGCGGCCGCGTTCCCCGGCGGCGAGTCGATGCGGGCCATGCAGACCCGGGCCGCCGAGGCGGTGCGCGAGTGGAACGCGCGCGTGGAGCGCGATCACGGCGGCGACGCCGTTTACCTCATGTGCTCCCACGGTGACATCATCAAATCCCTCGTCGCGGACGCACTCGGACTTCACCTCGACCTCTTCCAGAGGATCTCTGTCGAACCGTGTTCGATCACCGCGATCCGCTACACACGCATCAGGCCGTTTCTCGTGCGCCTCGGGGACACCGGTGATTTCGCGTCCCTGGCGCCGCGCGAGGAGCCCCCGGGCGGCGACGCCCCGGTCGGGGGCGGTGCGGGCGCCCCGTGA
- a CDS encoding SCO1664 family protein produces MSAPERIPPRSVTTAELLAKGELKVRGRIREASNAVLYCSVSYEDRDAFCVYKPIAGERPLWDFPDGTLAQREVAAYEVSEATGWGLVPTTVLRDGPYGEGMCQLWVEASPEAELLALVDGEEPEEGWKAIGFAEVGEGKTALLVHADDPRLRRLAVLDAVINNADRKGGHLLPADEGRLYGIDHGVTFSAENKLRTLLWGWAGEPLTPEAVSVLASLRDGLAPGAPLATRLGELITPAEVDATRARVEAMLAAGKHPEPSGEWPAIPWPPV; encoded by the coding sequence ATGTCCGCGCCAGAACGGATACCGCCGCGGAGCGTGACCACCGCCGAGCTGCTCGCCAAGGGCGAGCTGAAGGTGCGCGGACGGATCCGTGAGGCCTCGAACGCGGTGCTGTACTGCTCCGTGTCGTACGAGGACCGGGACGCGTTCTGCGTCTACAAACCCATAGCCGGGGAGCGGCCCCTGTGGGACTTTCCCGACGGCACGCTGGCGCAGCGCGAGGTCGCGGCGTACGAGGTCTCCGAGGCGACCGGGTGGGGGCTCGTGCCGACCACCGTGCTGCGTGACGGGCCCTACGGCGAGGGCATGTGCCAGCTGTGGGTCGAGGCCTCGCCCGAGGCCGAGCTGCTCGCCCTCGTGGACGGTGAGGAGCCCGAGGAGGGCTGGAAGGCGATCGGCTTCGCCGAGGTGGGCGAGGGGAAGACGGCGCTGCTCGTGCACGCCGACGACCCGCGCCTGCGGCGGCTCGCCGTCCTTGACGCCGTGATCAACAACGCCGACCGCAAGGGCGGGCATCTGCTGCCCGCCGATGAGGGTCGGCTGTACGGCATCGACCACGGGGTGACCTTCAGCGCCGAGAACAAGCTGCGCACGCTGCTGTGGGGGTGGGCGGGGGAGCCGCTGACCCCGGAGGCGGTCTCGGTGCTCGCCTCCCTGCGGGACGGGCTGGCGCCGGGGGCGCCGCTCGCCACTCGGCTGGGCGAACTGATCACCCCGGCTGAGGTGGATGCCACGCGTGCGCGTGTCGAGGCGATGCTCGCCGCCGGGAAGCATCCGGAGCCGAGTGGGGAGTGGCCTGCGATTCCCTGGCCGCCTGTGTGA
- the corA gene encoding magnesium/cobalt transporter CorA, producing MIVDCAIYRERLRTEGPEDFSDALAQCRSRGDAFVWIGLYEPTEKEFEQVTEEFALHPLAVEDALNAHQRPKLEVYDDSLFMVLKPVGYDAQADVVSSGEIMTFIGDSFVVTVRHGEESPLAAVRHRLEAEPEMLRHGPTAVLYAIADAVVDHYVDVAAELATDLEELESEVFSPVGGGSRYAASRVYNFKRQILEFRRATGPLAQPLTRLAGGGLFGVRVPFVHEKAQPFFRDVSDHLTRVNETVEGLDRLVSDILSAHLAQMSVRQNDDMRKISAWAAMAAIPTMIAGIYGMNFDHMPELHWLWSYPVLVLVLITLEILLYRLFKRRGWL from the coding sequence GTGATCGTCGACTGCGCCATCTACCGTGAAAGGCTGCGGACGGAGGGTCCCGAGGACTTCTCCGACGCCCTGGCGCAGTGCCGCAGCCGAGGTGACGCATTCGTCTGGATCGGGCTGTACGAGCCCACGGAGAAGGAGTTCGAGCAGGTCACGGAGGAGTTCGCGCTGCACCCGCTGGCCGTCGAGGACGCCCTGAACGCGCATCAGCGGCCCAAGCTGGAGGTGTACGACGACTCGCTGTTCATGGTGCTCAAGCCCGTGGGGTACGACGCGCAGGCCGACGTCGTCTCCTCCGGCGAGATCATGACCTTCATCGGCGACTCGTTCGTGGTGACCGTGCGGCACGGCGAGGAGTCGCCCCTCGCGGCCGTGCGGCACCGGCTGGAGGCGGAACCCGAGATGCTGCGGCACGGTCCCACGGCGGTGCTGTACGCGATCGCCGACGCTGTGGTCGACCACTACGTGGACGTGGCGGCTGAACTGGCGACCGACCTGGAGGAACTGGAGTCGGAGGTGTTCTCGCCGGTCGGCGGGGGCTCGCGGTACGCGGCGTCGCGCGTCTACAACTTCAAGCGGCAGATCCTGGAGTTCCGCAGAGCCACCGGTCCGCTGGCGCAGCCGCTCACCCGGCTCGCGGGCGGCGGTCTCTTCGGCGTCCGGGTGCCCTTCGTCCACGAGAAGGCGCAGCCCTTCTTCCGGGACGTGAGCGACCACCTCACCCGTGTGAACGAGACGGTGGAGGGCCTGGACCGGCTGGTCTCCGACATCCTCTCGGCGCATCTGGCGCAGATGAGCGTGCGCCAGAACGACGACATGCGGAAGATCTCCGCGTGGGCGGCGATGGCCGCGATCCCCACGATGATCGCGGGGATCTACGGGATGAACTTCGACCACATGCCTGAGTTGCACTGGCTGTGGTCGTATCCGGTGCTGGTGCTGGTGCTGATCACGCTGGAGATCCTGCTGTACCGCCTGTTCAAGCGGCGGGGGTGGCTGTGA
- the chpH gene encoding chaplin ChpH, with protein MIKKVVAAVAATGGLVLAGAGLAVADSGAQGAAVHSPGVLSGNVVQVPVHVPVNVCGNTISVIGLLNPAFGNTCIND; from the coding sequence ATGATCAAGAAGGTCGTCGCCGCTGTGGCTGCCACGGGTGGTCTGGTTCTCGCGGGTGCGGGCCTGGCCGTCGCCGACAGTGGTGCCCAGGGTGCCGCGGTGCACTCCCCGGGCGTCCTCTCCGGCAACGTCGTCCAGGTGCCCGTTCACGTCCCGGTGAACGTCTGCGGCAACACGATCTCGGTGATCGGGCTGCTGAACCCCGCCTTCGGCAACACCTGCATCAACGACTGA
- a CDS encoding M20/M25/M40 family metallo-hydrolase: protein MSESNTARGVSGEDEVVDLCRELIQIDTSNYGDHSGPGERKAAEYVAEKLAEVGLEPQIFESHRGRASTVARIQGEDPSRPALLIHGHTDVVPANAQDWTHHPFSGEIADGCVWGRGAVDMKDMDAMTLAVVRDRLRSGRKPPRDIVLAFLADEEAGGTWGARHLVDRHPDLFEGVTEAIGEVGGFSFTVNEKLRLYLVETAQKGMHWMKLTVDGTAGHGSMIHKDNAITELSEAVGRLGRHKFPVRVTKTLRHFLDELGDALGTELDPENMDETLARLGGIAKLIGASLQNTANPTQLGAGYKVNVIPGQATAHVDGRYLPGYEEEFLADLDRILGPRVKREDVHADKALETSFDGALVDAMQTALSAEDPIARAVPYMLSAGTDAKSFADLGIRCFGFAPLKLPPELDFAGMFHGVDERVPVDALKFGVRVLDRFIEAS from the coding sequence GTGAGCGAGTCGAACACGGCCAGGGGCGTCTCTGGCGAGGACGAGGTCGTCGACCTCTGTCGCGAGCTGATCCAGATCGACACCAGCAACTACGGGGACCACTCCGGGCCCGGCGAGCGCAAGGCCGCGGAGTACGTGGCCGAGAAGCTCGCCGAGGTCGGGCTCGAGCCGCAGATCTTCGAGTCCCACCGGGGCCGCGCCTCCACCGTGGCCCGCATCCAGGGCGAGGACCCCTCGCGGCCCGCGCTGCTCATCCACGGCCACACCGACGTCGTACCGGCCAATGCCCAGGACTGGACCCACCACCCGTTCTCCGGCGAGATCGCGGACGGATGCGTCTGGGGGCGCGGCGCGGTCGACATGAAGGACATGGACGCCATGACGCTGGCGGTCGTACGCGACCGGCTGCGCAGCGGGCGCAAGCCGCCGCGCGACATCGTCCTCGCGTTCCTCGCCGACGAGGAGGCCGGCGGTACGTGGGGGGCGCGGCACCTGGTCGACCGGCACCCCGATCTCTTCGAGGGCGTGACCGAGGCGATCGGCGAGGTCGGCGGGTTCTCCTTCACGGTCAACGAGAAGCTGCGGCTGTATCTCGTCGAGACCGCCCAGAAGGGCATGCACTGGATGAAGCTGACCGTGGACGGCACCGCCGGTCACGGTTCGATGATCCACAAGGACAACGCGATCACCGAGCTGTCCGAGGCCGTCGGACGGCTCGGCCGGCACAAGTTCCCGGTGCGCGTCACCAAGACGCTGCGGCACTTCCTCGACGAACTCGGCGACGCGCTCGGCACCGAGCTCGACCCGGAGAACATGGACGAGACGCTCGCCAGACTCGGCGGCATCGCCAAGCTCATCGGCGCCTCCCTGCAGAACACCGCCAATCCGACCCAGCTGGGCGCCGGTTACAAGGTCAACGTGATTCCGGGGCAGGCCACCGCGCATGTCGACGGGCGCTATCTGCCGGGGTACGAGGAGGAATTCCTCGCCGACCTGGACCGGATTCTCGGCCCGCGCGTGAAGCGTGAGGACGTCCACGCGGACAAGGCGCTGGAGACCAGCTTCGACGGCGCCCTGGTCGACGCCATGCAGACCGCGCTGTCCGCCGAGGACCCGATCGCCCGCGCCGTGCCCTACATGCTCTCGGCCGGCACCGACGCCAAGTCCTTCGCCGACCTCGGCATCCGCTGCTTCGGCTTCGCCCCGCTGAAGCTGCCGCCGGAGCTGGACTTCGCGGGGATGTTCCACGGCGTCGACGAGCGCGTGCCGGTGGATGCGCTGAAGTTCGGCGTACGCGTCCTCGACCGTTTCATCGAAGCGTCCTGA
- a CDS encoding aldo/keto reductase, translated as MEQRHLGRTGLRVSRIGLGTLTWGRDTDEHDAADLLKVFWEAGGSLVDTADVYGDGEAEYLLGRLTEGLVPRRDLVISTKAGSVPDPDRRFDGSRGHLLSALDASLARLGTDYVDLWHVHAYDPDTPLDETLQALDLAVSSGRARYAGVSNFCGWQLAKAATWQLAVPGIRARLASTQMEYSLLQRGVEREVLPAALDLGVGLLPSSPLGRGVLTGKYRNGTPSDSRGGSEHLAPFVAPYLDDTASSIVDAVATAADGLAVTPLQVALAWVRDRPGVTAPIVGARTAQQLTAALSVEALSLPDEICRALDDVSAPVHHYPDHDWSTL; from the coding sequence ATGGAGCAGAGGCATCTCGGCCGTACCGGCCTGCGTGTGTCCCGGATCGGACTCGGCACCCTGACGTGGGGGCGGGACACCGACGAGCATGACGCCGCGGACCTCTTGAAGGTGTTCTGGGAGGCGGGCGGAAGCCTCGTCGACACCGCGGACGTGTACGGGGACGGGGAGGCCGAATATCTGCTGGGACGCCTCACAGAAGGGCTCGTGCCGCGCCGGGACCTGGTCATCTCGACGAAGGCGGGGAGCGTGCCCGACCCGGACCGCCGCTTCGACGGCTCGCGCGGCCATCTGCTGTCCGCCCTCGACGCCTCTCTCGCGCGCCTCGGCACGGACTACGTGGACCTGTGGCACGTCCACGCGTACGACCCCGACACGCCCCTCGACGAGACCCTCCAGGCGCTCGACCTGGCGGTCAGCAGCGGTCGCGCGCGCTACGCGGGCGTGTCCAACTTCTGCGGCTGGCAGCTCGCCAAGGCGGCCACCTGGCAGCTCGCGGTGCCGGGGATACGGGCGCGTCTGGCCAGTACGCAGATGGAGTACTCGCTGCTGCAGCGCGGCGTCGAACGGGAAGTGCTGCCCGCCGCCCTCGACCTGGGCGTGGGCCTGCTCCCCTCCTCGCCGCTCGGGCGGGGCGTGCTCACGGGCAAGTACCGCAACGGGACACCGTCCGACTCCCGGGGCGGCTCGGAGCACCTCGCGCCCTTCGTCGCGCCGTACCTCGACGACACGGCGAGCAGCATCGTGGACGCCGTGGCGACCGCGGCGGACGGCCTCGCGGTGACCCCGCTCCAGGTGGCTCTCGCCTGGGTCCGCGACCGGCCCGGCGTCACCGCCCCCATCGTCGGCGCGCGCACCGCGCAGCAGCTCACGGCCGCGTTGTCAGTGGAGGCGCTTAGTCTTCCTGACGAGATCTGCCGGGCGCTCGACGATGTGTCGGCACCGGTGCACCACTATCCCGATCACGACTGGAGCACGCTGTGA
- a CDS encoding DUF5703 family protein, whose amino-acid sequence MPEYEFVDVYVPRGVSRKDATRLLTDHAEYGHWELDRLSLLRDGSRRVRLRRRIIRQVRATW is encoded by the coding sequence ATGCCGGAATACGAATTTGTCGACGTGTACGTACCGCGCGGGGTCTCCCGCAAGGACGCCACACGCCTGCTGACGGACCATGCCGAGTACGGACACTGGGAGTTGGACCGCCTGAGCCTGCTCCGCGACGGCAGCCGCCGGGTGCGGCTGCGGCGGCGGATCATCCGCCAGGTGCGCGCCACGTGGTGA
- a CDS encoding LLM class F420-dependent oxidoreductase, with product MQLGINLGYWGAGMDADNLAVAQEADRLGYAVCWAAEAYGSDAATVLSWVAAQTERIDVGSAIFQIPARQPAMTAMTAATLDSLSGGRFRLGLGVSGPQVSEGWYGVKFDKPLARTREYVEIVRKAMTRERLSYEGEHWTLPLPGGPGKPLKLTVHPEREHIPLYIAAIGPNNLEQTGEIADGALLIFPSAEHLEDTAIKHLRAGREKAGTTMEGFDVCPTLPLALGEDKDVTALADMFRPYTALYVGGMGSRKQNFYNQLAQRMGYEKEAAEIQDKYLSGDKEGAAAAVPHALIDQTTLLGSVDRIADRMKAYAEAGVTTLTLAPAGFTLDDRIASLRAGSEALERAGLA from the coding sequence ATGCAGCTCGGGATCAACCTCGGTTACTGGGGCGCCGGAATGGACGCGGACAATCTCGCCGTCGCCCAGGAGGCCGACCGGCTCGGATACGCCGTCTGCTGGGCCGCCGAGGCCTACGGCTCGGACGCGGCGACCGTGCTCAGCTGGGTCGCCGCCCAGACCGAGCGCATTGATGTCGGCTCGGCCATCTTCCAGATCCCGGCCCGTCAGCCCGCGATGACCGCGATGACCGCCGCGACCCTGGACTCCCTGTCGGGCGGCCGGTTCCGTCTCGGCCTCGGCGTCTCGGGGCCGCAGGTCTCCGAGGGCTGGTACGGCGTCAAGTTCGACAAGCCGCTGGCGCGCACCCGCGAGTACGTGGAGATCGTACGGAAGGCGATGACGCGGGAGCGGCTCTCGTACGAGGGCGAGCACTGGACGCTGCCCCTGCCGGGCGGCCCGGGCAAGCCGCTCAAGCTCACCGTGCACCCCGAGCGCGAGCACATCCCGCTGTACATCGCCGCGATCGGCCCCAATAACCTGGAGCAGACCGGCGAGATCGCCGACGGCGCGCTGCTCATCTTCCCCTCGGCCGAGCACCTCGAGGACACCGCGATCAAGCATCTGCGCGCGGGCCGCGAGAAGGCCGGCACGACCATGGAGGGCTTCGACGTCTGCCCGACGCTGCCGCTGGCGCTCGGCGAGGACAAGGACGTGACCGCGCTGGCCGACATGTTCCGGCCCTACACCGCGCTGTACGTCGGCGGCATGGGCAGCCGTAAGCAGAACTTCTACAACCAGCTCGCCCAGCGCATGGGCTACGAGAAGGAAGCCGCCGAGATCCAGGACAAGTACCTGTCCGGCGACAAGGAGGGCGCGGCCGCCGCCGTCCCTCACGCACTGATCGACCAGACGACCCTGCTCGGCTCCGTCGACCGCATCGCCGACCGTATGAAGGCGTACGCCGAGGCCGGGGTCACCACGCTGACCCTGGCCCCCGCGGGCTTCACCCTCGACGACCGCATCGCCTCGCTCCGGGCCGGTTCCGAAGCCCTGGAGCGGGCCGGGCTCGCCTAA
- a CDS encoding chaplin family protein gives MRQVTRKGLMTVAAATGVLAATGGYAHADSGANGFSSDSPGVLSGNTVQAPVHAPVNVCGNTVNVVGVLNPAMGNTCVNHDGGSHSGGSQAGGHASGSPGVGSGNHVQVPVDAPVNVCGNSVNVIGIGNAAAGNDCVNGTGGGHSTTPPGGGHETPPPGGPGQPGEPGEPGEPGEPSEPSEPSEPSEPGEPGQPGEPGQPGEPGEPGQPGQPGEPGQPGEPGEPGQPGEPGEPGQPGEPGQPGEPGEPGHPGQPPAPGDETPPVDSSYPNHPGAQSVTQPDGSAQLADTGGDLPLGMIVPAGAGALLAGAVLYRRARSAA, from the coding sequence ATGCGACAGGTCACCCGCAAGGGCCTGATGACCGTGGCGGCCGCGACAGGCGTACTCGCCGCGACCGGCGGCTACGCACACGCCGACTCGGGTGCGAACGGCTTCAGTTCGGACTCGCCCGGCGTGCTGTCGGGCAACACGGTGCAGGCGCCGGTGCACGCGCCGGTGAACGTCTGCGGCAACACCGTGAACGTCGTCGGGGTGCTCAATCCGGCGATGGGCAACACGTGCGTCAACCACGACGGCGGCTCGCACTCCGGCGGCTCGCAGGCCGGTGGCCACGCCAGTGGCTCGCCGGGCGTCGGCTCCGGCAACCACGTCCAGGTGCCGGTCGACGCGCCGGTCAACGTCTGCGGCAACAGCGTCAACGTGATCGGTATCGGCAACGCGGCGGCGGGCAACGACTGCGTGAACGGGACGGGTGGCGGTCACTCCACCACTCCGCCCGGCGGCGGTCACGAGACGCCGCCTCCGGGCGGACCCGGACAGCCGGGCGAGCCAGGTGAACCGGGTGAGCCGGGTGAGCCGAGCGAGCCGAGCGAGCCGAGCGAGCCAAGCGAGCCGGGTGAACCGGGTCAGCCGGGTGAACCAGGTCAGCCGGGCGAGCCGGGTGAACCAGGTCAGCCGGGTCAGCCGGGTGAACCAGGTCAGCCGGGCGAGCCGGGTGAACCAGGTCAGCCGGGCGAGCCGGGTGAACCAGGTCAGCCGGGTGAACCGGGTCAGCCAGGTGAACCAGGTGAACCGGGTCACCCCGGCCAGCCGCCCGCTCCGGGAGACGAGACGCCACCGGTCGACTCCTCGTACCCCAACCACCCGGGGGCGCAGTCCGTGACCCAGCCCGACGGCAGCGCACAGCTCGCCGACACCGGCGGTGACCTGCCGCTCGGGATGATCGTCCCCGCGGGCGCGGGCGCGCTGCTGGCCGGCGCCGTCCTCTACCGCAGGGCGCGATCGGCGGCGTAA
- a CDS encoding DUF3090 domain-containing protein yields MSRQVFLYDPPDRFVAGTVGLPGRRTFFLQASSGPRVTSVALEKTQVAALAERMDELLDEVVRRTGGSAPVPAMAPAEVSDTAPLESPVEEEFRVGTMALAWDGEEQRMIVEAQALVELDADSEEDLAEAEERLLQDEENGPPMLRVRLTGAQARAFAKRALDVVNAGRPPCPLCSLPLDPEGHVCPRQNGYRRGA; encoded by the coding sequence GTGTCCCGTCAGGTGTTCCTCTACGACCCCCCGGACCGCTTCGTGGCCGGTACGGTCGGGTTGCCCGGGCGCCGTACCTTCTTCCTGCAGGCCTCCTCAGGACCCCGGGTGACCAGCGTGGCCCTGGAGAAGACCCAGGTCGCCGCTCTCGCCGAGCGCATGGACGAACTGCTCGACGAGGTCGTACGGCGTACCGGCGGCAGCGCCCCCGTCCCGGCCATGGCACCGGCCGAGGTGTCCGACACCGCGCCCCTCGAGTCCCCCGTCGAGGAGGAGTTCCGGGTCGGCACCATGGCGCTGGCCTGGGACGGTGAGGAGCAGCGCATGATCGTCGAGGCGCAGGCCCTCGTGGAGCTCGACGCGGACTCCGAGGAGGACCTCGCCGAGGCCGAGGAGAGGCTGCTCCAGGACGAGGAGAACGGCCCGCCGATGCTGCGGGTCCGGCTCACCGGCGCGCAGGCCCGGGCCTTCGCCAAGCGCGCACTCGACGTCGTCAACGCGGGCCGGCCGCCCTGTCCGCTGTGCAGCCTCCCGCTCGACCCGGAAGGACACGTATGTCCGCGCCAGAACGGATACCGCCGCGGAGCGTGA
- a CDS encoding helix-hairpin-helix domain-containing protein: MSTESETTDDAEPGAPGADTTAQAPEAEGADAEAAEGTQASEGAAQLSEAEAELAAQRLERERIEQRKAEKQGPIEAGAKLSGKAADLLAAVRVVESGAKPVATAYREPEPAPRRVEQEPVRRPQPVVAPAAAPSVPASTVAPETVEAVHAVLTEGGAPDALAPQVLVALGEGADGQLREDPWQLLRVAGVRPEQADGFARALLGAACGPDDERRGRALTVWLLEQAALAGHTALDAPALTAALAQRSVPDPDAAVQSTLAEGEALVFQDALDTAAPAREEGAEESEERPVRVLIGLERYALAEESLADGLARVMNSVPKEEGSAAGWEQAASSATRSAAELIRAVAGAGLVLHTGGEASRAEPAALVATATRLGLRAYAATHTPDGRHRFAALLAAADGTVDGAADGPSVARADGSGDDLAPGASPVTGVHGGDGHGRAVVTVAGLLSGTEGPGRDADGALDLDLLVLLDAPQLDVETAAVLAESLPDGARLVLSGDLGLLWSAGPGRVFADLLAARVCPQVASRTPDPGPVGELVSGIGIGELNQVEAPGKEVVVVPVRDAGEAVHRTVQLVADSVPRAIGIPAEQTQVITPGHGGAAGTRALNAVLKERLNPGPGRFGGFDPGDRIAYSAAPGRSVPGHVVKADADGLHLECAGLPVVVPKERVEQSVRHGWALTAHQAVGTHWPAAVVVLPGDAAQTLTRPWVYTAFSRAERHLSVVHGVEQALPRAVAEVPQKPRTTRLPALLKAQVPAAG, encoded by the coding sequence GTGAGCACGGAGTCCGAGACCACGGACGACGCGGAGCCGGGGGCGCCGGGCGCGGACACGACCGCCCAGGCCCCCGAGGCCGAGGGCGCCGACGCGGAAGCCGCCGAAGGGACCCAAGCGTCCGAAGGCGCCGCCCAGTTGTCCGAGGCCGAGGCCGAGCTGGCGGCCCAGCGGCTTGAGCGGGAGCGGATCGAGCAGCGGAAGGCGGAGAAGCAGGGGCCGATCGAGGCCGGTGCCAAGCTGAGCGGGAAGGCCGCGGACCTGCTGGCGGCGGTGCGGGTCGTGGAGAGCGGCGCGAAGCCCGTGGCCACGGCGTACCGCGAGCCCGAGCCCGCGCCGCGCAGGGTCGAGCAGGAGCCCGTGCGGCGGCCGCAGCCCGTGGTCGCCCCGGCCGCCGCGCCTTCGGTGCCGGCGTCGACCGTCGCGCCGGAGACCGTCGAGGCCGTACACGCCGTGCTGACCGAGGGCGGCGCCCCCGACGCACTCGCGCCGCAGGTCCTCGTGGCCCTGGGCGAGGGCGCCGACGGGCAACTGCGCGAAGACCCTTGGCAGTTGCTGCGGGTCGCCGGGGTGCGGCCGGAGCAGGCGGACGGCTTCGCGCGGGCGCTGCTCGGCGCGGCGTGCGGCCCGGACGACGAGCGGCGCGGCCGGGCACTCACCGTCTGGCTCCTGGAGCAGGCGGCCCTGGCCGGGCACACCGCCCTCGACGCCCCGGCGCTCACCGCCGCACTCGCCCAGCGCTCGGTGCCGGACCCGGACGCGGCCGTCCAGAGCACCCTCGCGGAGGGCGAGGCCCTGGTCTTCCAGGACGCGCTCGACACGGCCGCCCCCGCGCGCGAGGAGGGAGCCGAGGAGTCCGAGGAGCGCCCGGTCCGCGTCCTCATCGGTCTGGAGCGGTACGCGCTGGCCGAGGAGAGCCTCGCCGACGGACTGGCCCGCGTGATGAACTCCGTGCCGAAGGAGGAAGGTTCGGCCGCCGGCTGGGAGCAGGCCGCCTCTTCGGCCACCCGCTCCGCCGCGGAGCTGATCCGCGCGGTCGCGGGTGCCGGCCTGGTCCTGCACACCGGCGGCGAGGCGTCCCGCGCGGAACCGGCGGCGCTGGTCGCGACGGCCACGCGCCTGGGCCTGCGCGCCTACGCGGCCACCCATACGCCGGACGGCCGCCACCGCTTCGCCGCGCTGCTCGCCGCGGCGGACGGCACGGTGGACGGCGCTGCGGACGGCCCTTCGGTTGCGCGGGCGGACGGCTCGGGCGACGACCTGGCTCCGGGTGCCTCTCCGGTCACCGGCGTCCACGGGGGCGACGGGCACGGCCGGGCCGTGGTCACCGTCGCCGGTCTGCTCTCCGGCACCGAAGGGCCCGGCCGGGACGCGGACGGTGCCCTGGACCTCGACCTCCTCGTCCTCCTCGACGCGCCGCAGCTCGACGTCGAGACGGCGGCCGTGCTCGCCGAGTCGCTGCCGGACGGCGCGCGGCTGGTGCTGAGCGGCGACCTGGGGCTGCTGTGGTCGGCGGGCCCGGGGCGGGTCTTCGCGGACCTGCTCGCGGCCCGCGTGTGCCCGCAGGTGGCCTCGCGGACCCCGGACCCCGGGCCGGTCGGGGAGCTGGTCTCCGGGATCGGGATCGGCGAGTTGAACCAGGTCGAGGCGCCCGGCAAGGAAGTCGTTGTCGTCCCGGTGCGCGACGCCGGCGAGGCGGTGCACCGCACTGTGCAGCTGGTCGCGGACTCGGTGCCGCGCGCGATCGGCATCCCGGCCGAGCAGACGCAGGTGATCACGCCGGGGCACGGCGGCGCGGCCGGCACGCGCGCGCTGAACGCCGTGCTCAAGGAGCGGCTGAACCCCGGCCCCGGTCGCTTCGGCGGCTTCGACCCGGGCGACCGGATCGCGTACTCCGCCGCGCCCGGCCGTTCGGTGCCGGGGCACGTGGTGAAGGCCGACGCCGATGGGCTGCACCTGGAGTGCGCGGGTCTCCCCGTCGTCGTACCGAAGGAGCGGGTGGAGCAGTCCGTGCGGCACGGCTGGGCGCTCACGGCGCACCAGGCGGTGGGCACGCACTGGCCCGCCGCGGTCGTGGTGCTCCCCGGCGATGCCGCGCAGACCCTGACCAGACCCTGGGTGTACACCGCCTTCAGCCGGGCCGAGCGTCACCTCTCCGTGGTCCACGGGGTGGAGCAGGCCCTGCCGCGGGCGGTGGCGGAGGTCCCGCAGAAGCCGCGCACCACTCGCCTGCCGGCCCTGCTCAAGGCGCAGGTACCGGCCGCGGGCTGA